The following are encoded together in the Vibrio zhugei genome:
- the cspE gene encoding transcription antiterminator/RNA stability regulator CspE — protein MSNAKSTGLVKWFNEEKGFGFITQSNGGADVFVHFRAIASEGFKTLTDGQKVEFDVEQGQKGLQAANVVAL, from the coding sequence ATGTCTAACGCAAAATCAACAGGTCTAGTTAAATGGTTCAACGAAGAGAAAGGCTTTGGCTTTATTACTCAAAGCAATGGCGGTGCTGACGTATTCGTTCACTTCCGTGCTATCGCTTCTGAAGGCTTCAAAACTTTGACTGACGGTCAAAAAGTAGAATTTGACGTAGAACAAGGTCAAAAAGGTCTTCAAGCTGCTAACGTTGTAGCGCTATAA
- the istA gene encoding IS21 family transposase — protein sequence MAKKRTPMNKIKEVLRLKYDCGLSNRSIASCLKLGPSTISELLTRFKQSQLGWPLPESCSDADLTQALYHDKKTSRDKVMPDFTQYAVELRRKGMTKMLLWQEYHEQYQEQAYAYTQFCEHFTRWFKTQKRSMRQLHVAGDKLFIDYCGPRLQVVNPDTGEVREAEVFVATLGASNYTYVEAFPSQGKSYWLEAHANAFEHFGGVPQLLVPDNLRSAVTKANRYEPRLNDSYQKLANHYQTAVMPARPYKPKDKAKAENAVLLVERWIMMRLRHQTFYTFKALNLAIRELMNELNQREMKQYGASRQSLFDKLDKPALKPLPKQRYLYTETKRAKVGPDYHIEYHRHYYSVPHQLVGHYVELEATNRLVQIYHQGNLVAQHPRSQRERGNSTNAEHMPSNHQHQKWSPGRLLNWGANIGPATREVINKMLNSKPHPEQSYRSCLGLLNLSKAHGESRLEQACKDALMLTKPNYTFINNLLKNNREGQLSKDNTSTPNLVHSNVRGPNCYH from the coding sequence ATGGCCAAAAAGAGAACTCCAATGAACAAAATCAAAGAGGTATTACGCCTTAAGTACGACTGCGGTCTCTCAAATCGCAGCATCGCTTCTTGCCTTAAACTCGGCCCGTCCACCATATCAGAACTCCTTACTCGCTTTAAACAAAGCCAGCTTGGCTGGCCTCTACCCGAAAGTTGCAGTGATGCTGATCTCACGCAAGCGCTGTATCACGATAAGAAAACCAGTCGCGATAAAGTCATGCCAGACTTCACTCAATACGCTGTTGAACTCAGACGTAAAGGTATGACGAAAATGTTGCTCTGGCAGGAATATCATGAGCAATATCAAGAACAAGCTTACGCTTACACCCAGTTCTGTGAGCACTTCACGCGCTGGTTCAAAACGCAAAAGCGCAGCATGCGCCAGCTTCATGTCGCGGGTGATAAACTGTTTATCGATTACTGTGGGCCAAGGCTTCAGGTGGTCAACCCTGACACAGGAGAAGTGCGTGAAGCGGAAGTGTTCGTCGCGACCTTAGGCGCATCCAATTACACCTATGTTGAAGCCTTCCCGAGCCAAGGTAAGTCCTACTGGTTAGAGGCGCATGCTAATGCGTTCGAACACTTCGGTGGTGTACCACAGCTCTTGGTTCCCGATAATCTACGTAGCGCGGTCACCAAAGCCAATCGTTATGAGCCGAGACTTAACGACAGCTATCAAAAACTAGCTAATCACTATCAAACCGCCGTAATGCCAGCTCGTCCCTACAAACCAAAAGACAAAGCCAAAGCAGAGAATGCCGTGCTTCTAGTGGAACGCTGGATCATGATGCGGCTGCGACACCAAACCTTCTATACCTTCAAGGCGCTGAATCTCGCTATCCGAGAACTCATGAATGAGTTAAACCAACGTGAGATGAAACAGTATGGCGCGAGTCGTCAATCATTGTTCGATAAACTCGACAAGCCAGCGTTAAAGCCTCTCCCCAAACAGCGTTATCTGTATACCGAAACCAAGCGAGCCAAAGTTGGGCCTGATTATCACATTGAATATCACCGTCATTACTACTCGGTTCCCCATCAACTTGTTGGCCACTATGTTGAGCTAGAAGCCACCAATCGTCTGGTGCAGATCTACCACCAAGGTAACTTGGTCGCTCAACATCCACGCAGCCAACGAGAGCGAGGAAATAGCACCAACGCAGAGCATATGCCAAGTAACCATCAACATCAAAAGTGGTCCCCTGGACGCTTGCTCAACTGGGGAGCCAATATCGGCCCGGCTACACGAGAAGTCATCAATAAGATGCTCAACTCCAAACCTCATCCAGAGCAGTCGTATCGCTCCTGCCTTGGGCTGCTCAATCTGAGTAAAGCGCATGGTGAATCACGCTTAGAGCAAGCCTGTAAAGATGCGCTGATGCTGACAAAACCGAACTACACCTTCATAAACAATCTACTGAAAAACAATCGAGAAGGACAACTGAGCAAAGACAACACGAGCACGCCGAACCTTGTTCATAGCAATGTCCGTGGCCCGAACTGTTATCACTAG
- the istB gene encoding IS21-like element ISVch3 family helper ATPase IstB encodes MNTLNNQLKTLRLSHAAKALEQQQEQLTTYAELDFEERLSLLLESEILNRNQTKIQRLKRQAKLRVDAQPSQLVYKEGRNLNRKQMSELLTGSYLHKHQNILITGPTGAGKTYLGCALATSACDQQQTVRYYRLTRLLDDLTAGRLDGSYQKQLQSLAKKGLLILDDWGMEKLTQEHAGHLLEVLEDRYQNSSTIVISQLPVKEWYNMIGNATVADALMDRLVHNSHRIELGGESMRKLAQSDHLE; translated from the coding sequence ATGAACACACTCAATAACCAACTAAAAACCCTGCGGTTGAGCCATGCGGCGAAAGCGTTAGAGCAGCAACAAGAGCAACTGACGACCTACGCAGAGCTGGACTTCGAGGAGAGACTAAGCCTGCTTCTGGAAAGCGAAATCTTGAATCGCAATCAGACCAAAATCCAACGCTTAAAACGACAAGCCAAATTAAGAGTGGATGCACAGCCGAGCCAACTCGTCTACAAGGAGGGACGAAACCTCAACCGTAAACAAATGAGCGAACTACTAACGGGCAGTTATCTACACAAGCACCAAAACATCTTGATCACAGGCCCAACAGGAGCAGGTAAAACGTATCTTGGTTGTGCACTGGCAACCAGTGCCTGCGACCAACAACAAACGGTCAGATACTACCGATTAACTCGCTTGCTTGATGACCTGACCGCAGGACGTCTGGATGGCAGCTATCAAAAACAACTTCAATCGTTGGCTAAGAAAGGCTTACTGATCCTCGACGACTGGGGGATGGAAAAACTGACTCAGGAACACGCGGGCCACTTATTAGAAGTGCTTGAAGATCGTTACCAAAACAGCAGCACAATCGTCATCAGCCAATTACCTGTAAAAGAGTGGTACAACATGATCGGCAACGCCACCGTCGCAGATGCTCTCATGGATCGGCTGGTACACAATAGTCATCGAATAGAACTGGGAGGTGAATCAATGAGAAAACTGGCGCAATCCGATCACTTAGAGTAA
- a CDS encoding DMT family transporter: MNLLYLLLAFVSGMGLSIQAAVNSRLSSGVNDQPLMAAFISFTVGAICLGILALVQVQWSGMSQQLAAQPWWRWVGGAIGAMVVFTSIFLAPRIGITNTMFLFIIGQLITGMLIDSFGWIQMPIRPIFWWKYAGLALMLIGLSLFMFGERLFGSS, translated from the coding sequence ATGAACCTGCTCTACTTATTGCTCGCTTTCGTCAGTGGTATGGGGTTATCCATTCAGGCCGCGGTGAACAGTCGGCTCAGCTCTGGAGTCAATGACCAGCCGCTCATGGCCGCCTTCATTTCCTTTACTGTGGGAGCCATTTGTCTGGGCATATTGGCGCTAGTCCAAGTACAGTGGTCGGGAATGAGTCAACAGCTCGCAGCTCAACCTTGGTGGCGCTGGGTTGGTGGAGCGATTGGCGCCATGGTGGTATTTACTAGTATCTTTTTGGCCCCTCGTATTGGAATTACTAACACGATGTTTTTATTCATTATAGGTCAGTTAATCACGGGGATGCTGATTGATAGTTTTGGATGGATACAAATGCCAATACGACCGATTTTTTGGTGGAAGTATGCTGGATTAGCTCTCATGCTAATTGGACTGTCGTTATTTATGTTTGGTGAGCGTTTATTCGGGTCCTCTTAG
- a CDS encoding type 1 glutamine amidotransferase domain-containing protein: protein MKVLVVLTSHDQLGDTGHKTGFWLEELAAPYYAMQDAGVEMTLASPAGGQPPLDPGSAGEEFQTEDTRRFEKDPIAQERLANTMTLSEVDINEYDGVFYPGGHGPLWDLAEDKTSIAIIEDTIKAHKPVALVCHAPGALRHVKNAQGEPLVKGKKVTGFSNSEEAAVQLTDVVPFLVEDMLQENGGEYSKSDDWTSYVLTDGLLITGQNPQSSAETATALIKKLNA from the coding sequence ATGAAAGTACTTGTTGTTCTTACCTCGCATGACCAGTTAGGTGATACGGGCCATAAAACCGGTTTCTGGCTAGAAGAGCTAGCGGCGCCTTATTATGCAATGCAAGATGCCGGCGTTGAAATGACACTTGCATCTCCAGCGGGTGGTCAACCACCACTTGATCCGGGTAGTGCGGGAGAAGAATTTCAAACAGAGGACACTCGTCGTTTTGAAAAAGATCCTATCGCACAAGAGCGTCTAGCCAATACGATGACGCTTTCTGAAGTCGACATCAATGAATACGATGGGGTTTTCTATCCGGGTGGCCACGGTCCATTGTGGGATCTTGCGGAAGACAAAACCTCTATTGCGATTATTGAAGACACCATCAAGGCACACAAACCTGTCGCCTTGGTATGTCACGCACCTGGCGCACTTCGCCATGTGAAAAATGCGCAAGGCGAGCCATTGGTCAAAGGTAAAAAGGTCACTGGTTTCTCCAACTCTGAAGAAGCTGCGGTACAATTGACGGATGTTGTGCCTTTCCTTGTGGAAGATATGCTGCAAGAAAATGGTGGTGAGTATTCGAAGTCTGATGACTGGACATCGTATGTGTTGACTGATGGTTTGTTAATTACAGGACAAAACCCTCAATCCTCTGCTGAAACGGCGACAGCTTTGATTAAAAAGCTTAACGCCTAA
- a CDS encoding DOPA 4,5-dioxygenase family protein gives MEAVKRPVNKHPAYHAHVYFDEVTLAFARQLCHQAGDTFPVSIGRIHEKRVGPHTMWSCQIAFSSEVFDAIIPWLEVHRAGLTVFVHGLTGNALADHTIHAYWLGDPVALDLSKLA, from the coding sequence ATGGAAGCCGTCAAACGTCCCGTCAATAAGCATCCTGCCTATCATGCTCATGTGTATTTTGATGAAGTGACGCTCGCATTTGCCCGTCAATTATGTCACCAGGCTGGTGACACATTTCCTGTAAGCATTGGCCGAATACATGAAAAGCGGGTTGGCCCACATACGATGTGGAGCTGTCAAATTGCATTTTCTAGTGAGGTGTTTGATGCCATTATTCCATGGTTAGAGGTGCACCGTGCAGGCCTGACTGTCTTTGTGCACGGATTGACTGGCAATGCTCTCGCCGATCATACGATACATGCATACTGGTTAGGCGATCCCGTTGCCCTAGATCTCTCCAAATTGGCGTAA
- a CDS encoding DUF3413 domain-containing protein translates to MVDSGNTYGERVSRLVGWGHWFAFFNIIAAMLIGTRYIAQSPWPETFLGQLYLSVSWVGHFGFLVFALYLLILFPLTFVIPSRSVFRFFAVCFSTTGLTVLLIDTQAYQIINLHLTPVVWELLFSDKTNRLSTDLQHLFVVLPLIFLLELGLSEWVWRKQRKLSHKRIGRPMAAVFFVCFITSHLIYVWSDAYFYAPVTSQKSNFPLSYPMTAKSFMEKHGLLDREEYRKRLKENQKHNVDLVDYPREKIQFGRRANQLNVLLVSVNNLRADALNTKLMPNTAAYAQQNLQFLNHYSSSNDMYGIFGLFYGLPSSYASSIIAQGVAPVMLDVFKSHQYQFGLFSGDNFADDLYHETMFRKVAMQKQTFIKMLPHDVQTIDHWAQWVQQHQNTHWFSYLELTSVSDFDNFHNSSSKGSPAKRLMSDYHYSVRQADHELATLFAKIDELKLNNNTVVIITSNHGMEFNETKTNSWGSNSNYSQYQIKVPMVIHWPGKLPAQFVHPSSHLDLSVTLMQDLMGVSSNPSDFSSGRNLFDETKRKWILAGDQKELALVTGDKTTVIDKFGNFKLYDKNYHRIKHQSPTLPVLLQGLTELQRFYSKDN, encoded by the coding sequence ATGGTAGATAGCGGAAATACATACGGCGAACGCGTATCGCGCTTAGTCGGTTGGGGGCATTGGTTTGCCTTCTTTAATATCATTGCTGCAATGTTGATCGGTACGCGGTACATCGCTCAATCACCATGGCCAGAAACCTTCCTAGGACAACTGTATCTGTCTGTTTCTTGGGTGGGGCATTTTGGCTTTTTGGTTTTCGCGCTTTATCTCCTCATTCTGTTCCCACTGACCTTTGTGATTCCATCGAGGTCAGTGTTTCGATTCTTTGCGGTGTGTTTTTCCACCACCGGGCTCACCGTACTACTGATTGATACCCAAGCCTATCAAATCATAAATTTACATTTAACGCCTGTGGTTTGGGAATTATTATTTAGCGATAAAACCAACCGTCTGAGTACCGACCTCCAACATCTGTTTGTGGTTCTCCCCTTGATTTTCTTGCTGGAGTTGGGCCTGTCTGAATGGGTGTGGCGTAAGCAACGTAAACTGTCACATAAGCGCATTGGTCGCCCCATGGCGGCGGTCTTTTTTGTGTGCTTTATTACCAGTCATTTGATCTACGTATGGTCTGATGCGTATTTCTATGCACCAGTCACCAGTCAAAAGTCGAATTTCCCACTGTCGTACCCAATGACCGCGAAATCCTTTATGGAAAAACATGGCTTGCTGGATCGCGAGGAATACCGTAAGCGGTTAAAAGAAAACCAGAAACATAATGTGGATCTTGTCGATTATCCACGAGAAAAGATTCAATTTGGCCGCCGAGCAAACCAACTCAATGTGTTGCTGGTCAGCGTCAATAATTTGCGTGCAGATGCCTTAAACACAAAACTGATGCCGAATACCGCGGCCTACGCCCAACAAAATCTGCAGTTCCTGAACCATTACAGTTCAAGTAACGATATGTACGGTATTTTTGGTTTGTTCTATGGGCTGCCGAGCAGTTATGCCAGCAGTATCATTGCCCAAGGTGTCGCGCCTGTGATGTTAGATGTGTTTAAATCCCATCAATATCAGTTCGGACTGTTTAGTGGTGATAACTTTGCCGATGACTTGTACCACGAAACCATGTTCCGCAAAGTGGCGATGCAAAAGCAAACGTTCATTAAAATGTTGCCCCACGACGTACAAACCATCGATCATTGGGCGCAATGGGTACAACAACACCAAAACACACACTGGTTTAGCTATCTTGAGCTAACGTCAGTGTCTGATTTCGATAATTTCCATAATTCGAGCTCAAAAGGGTCACCAGCGAAACGTCTGATGAGTGACTACCACTACTCAGTTCGTCAGGCCGATCATGAGCTCGCGACTTTATTCGCTAAAATCGATGAATTGAAATTAAATAATAATACTGTGGTGATTATTACGTCTAACCACGGCATGGAATTCAACGAAACGAAAACCAACAGCTGGGGTTCAAACAGTAATTACAGTCAATACCAGATTAAAGTACCCATGGTGATTCACTGGCCTGGTAAGCTACCAGCACAATTTGTTCACCCATCGAGCCATCTCGATCTTTCCGTGACCTTGATGCAAGATTTAATGGGTGTCTCTTCGAATCCGAGTGATTTCAGTAGTGGTCGGAACCTGTTCGATGAAACCAAGCGTAAGTGGATTCTCGCTGGTGATCAAAAAGAATTAGCGCTAGTCACTGGCGATAAAACCACCGTGATTGATAAGTTTGGTAACTTTAAGCTCTACGATAAAAATTATCATCGTATTAAACATCAAAGCCCAACGTTGCCTGTATTATTGCAAGGGTTAACCGAGCTGCAAAGATTTTACTCAAAAGATAATTAA
- a CDS encoding YejL family protein, translating into MPITSKYSDEQVETILTEIAAVLDKHQSSSELTLMIAGNIATNVINTNVAAKQRKSIAEKFSQALISSIED; encoded by the coding sequence ATGCCAATTACATCAAAATATAGTGACGAACAAGTTGAAACAATTCTGACGGAAATTGCTGCTGTTCTTGATAAACATCAATCATCATCTGAGTTAACATTGATGATTGCAGGGAATATTGCCACGAATGTCATCAACACCAATGTGGCCGCGAAACAACGCAAATCGATTGCGGAGAAATTCTCACAAGCGTTAATCTCGTCAATCGAAGACTGA
- the yejK gene encoding nucleoid-associated protein YejK, whose translation MSLHLSNVILHQLRKNDSDELVVNFRAQALDNDTSTENLVAELHRVFNAKASKGFGSFQEDSQFQTWLQELRQGKRDFYDFSQVSGQRLCDELAKYPFAEAGILVFAEYQSLATDYLFIGLLPTNQSLKVTEGLDISATDYLDLNKMDIAARIDISSYETDNASNRYLTYIKGRVGRKVADFFLDFLQANVGLDTKQQNQVLMQAVQDFCSDAKLEKEEAISYKKQVAEYCNEQIKSGDEIEVQELSGELSPSSDGTSFLEYTQQHGYELEESFPGDRTAVRKLTKYVGAGGGLNISFDSLLMGERVFYDPETDTLTIKGTPPNLKDQLTRNKH comes from the coding sequence ATGAGTCTGCACCTTTCTAACGTTATTTTGCACCAATTGCGTAAAAATGATAGCGACGAGCTTGTCGTAAACTTTAGAGCACAAGCGCTCGATAATGATACCTCCACAGAAAATCTTGTGGCCGAATTGCATCGTGTATTCAATGCAAAAGCCAGTAAAGGTTTTGGTTCCTTTCAAGAAGATAGTCAATTTCAAACTTGGCTGCAGGAATTACGTCAAGGAAAGCGTGATTTTTACGATTTTTCTCAAGTAAGTGGGCAACGTTTGTGCGACGAATTAGCAAAGTACCCTTTCGCGGAAGCGGGGATTTTGGTATTTGCTGAATATCAGTCGCTGGCGACCGATTACTTATTTATTGGTTTACTGCCAACGAATCAGAGTTTGAAAGTGACAGAAGGACTAGACATTAGTGCGACTGACTATCTGGACCTGAATAAAATGGATATTGCTGCGCGCATTGATATTTCCAGTTATGAAACCGATAACGCGTCTAATCGCTACCTGACATATATCAAAGGGCGAGTAGGGCGCAAAGTCGCCGATTTCTTTTTAGACTTTCTTCAGGCAAACGTGGGACTGGATACCAAGCAGCAAAACCAAGTATTAATGCAGGCGGTGCAAGATTTTTGTTCTGACGCTAAGCTCGAAAAAGAAGAAGCCATCAGTTACAAAAAACAAGTCGCTGAGTATTGTAATGAACAGATTAAATCCGGTGATGAAATCGAAGTGCAAGAATTGTCTGGTGAATTATCACCGAGCAGTGACGGTACGAGCTTCTTAGAGTACACCCAGCAACATGGTTATGAACTTGAAGAAAGCTTTCCCGGTGACCGCACCGCGGTGCGTAAGCTGACTAAGTATGTCGGTGCGGGGGGCGGTCTAAATATCAGTTTTGATAGCCTACTGATGGGAGAGCGTGTGTTTTATGATCCAGAGACCGACACGTTGACCATTAAGGGAACGCCACCTAATCTCAAAGACCAGCTGACCCGCAATAAACATTAA
- the nhaC gene encoding Na+/H+ antiporter NhaC, giving the protein MVSAGKRLPSMLQVIVSLGLFLLIAFSFTAKLDLPIQLALYIGWFIIIGLGLRLGHKYHDLEKAALSGISNGLGAVLILLAVGALVGTWIAGGIVPTIIYYGLKAIHPSIFLLATMIICSLTALATGTSWGAAGTAGIAMMGIGQGLGVPAPVTAGAVLSGCYFGDKMSPLSDSVILASSMSNVEVVEHIKGMLPIAAISYVITAIMFTAFGIHYSGQVDMSKVQSVMLSMQNQFDITPYSFVPVIIVLGLLALRLPSFPVISFGSLLGVVWAVMVQNMDPLIAFKTAWAPYSIDSGVEFIDSILNRGGMSSMLGSVAVIIFGLGFGGLLDKVGVLETIAKLFTHRITNAGSLATSTIGTAFLGNVFGSAMYVSLILTPKICAKNYDRLGYQRKNLSRNAEFGGTLTSGMVPWSDNGIYMAGILGVATLSYAPFMWLSFVCIIITIACSYMGWFIDPCEPVDESMAPSQPPQPSATVTDNA; this is encoded by the coding sequence ATGGTATCTGCGGGCAAGCGCTTACCAAGCATGCTACAAGTTATTGTGTCACTCGGATTATTTCTACTGATCGCATTTTCTTTTACAGCAAAACTCGACTTACCCATTCAACTCGCGTTGTATATTGGCTGGTTCATTATTATTGGCTTGGGATTACGCTTGGGCCACAAATATCATGATTTAGAAAAAGCCGCCCTAAGTGGGATATCGAATGGGCTTGGAGCGGTGCTTATCTTACTCGCGGTCGGCGCACTGGTCGGCACATGGATTGCTGGCGGCATCGTCCCAACCATCATCTATTACGGCCTCAAAGCGATTCACCCTTCCATATTTTTACTCGCAACCATGATCATTTGTTCTCTTACCGCTCTCGCGACAGGAACCTCATGGGGCGCGGCTGGTACCGCAGGCATTGCTATGATGGGCATTGGACAAGGACTTGGTGTTCCGGCCCCTGTCACCGCTGGCGCGGTGCTCTCAGGGTGCTATTTCGGCGATAAAATGTCCCCCCTGTCAGATTCTGTTATTTTAGCCTCAAGTATGTCGAACGTTGAAGTAGTAGAACACATTAAAGGTATGTTGCCGATTGCCGCGATCAGCTATGTCATCACCGCAATTATGTTTACCGCATTTGGCATTCATTATTCGGGACAAGTCGACATGTCAAAAGTGCAATCGGTCATGCTGTCCATGCAAAATCAATTTGATATTACGCCTTATTCCTTTGTTCCAGTCATTATTGTATTGGGATTATTGGCATTACGTTTACCTTCTTTCCCGGTGATCAGCTTTGGCTCATTACTTGGCGTGGTTTGGGCTGTGATGGTGCAAAATATGGATCCGCTCATTGCGTTCAAAACAGCGTGGGCACCTTACTCGATTGATTCCGGAGTCGAGTTTATTGACTCCATCCTTAACCGGGGTGGCATGTCCTCGATGCTCGGCTCGGTCGCGGTGATTATCTTCGGGTTGGGTTTCGGCGGCTTATTAGATAAAGTCGGTGTGTTAGAAACCATTGCAAAACTCTTTACTCATCGCATCACGAATGCGGGCTCTTTAGCGACGAGCACGATTGGAACGGCGTTTCTTGGTAATGTATTTGGCTCCGCCATGTATGTATCATTAATTCTGACGCCCAAAATTTGCGCGAAAAACTATGATCGTCTCGGTTATCAACGTAAAAACCTATCACGTAATGCGGAATTTGGGGGCACGCTGACCTCAGGCATGGTGCCATGGAGTGATAACGGTATTTATATGGCAGGTATTTTAGGAGTCGCAACGCTCTCTTACGCCCCCTTCATGTGGTTAAGTTTCGTGTGTATCATCATTACCATTGCGTGTTCATACATGGGCTGGTTCATTGACCCATGCGAACCTGTCGATGAAAGTATGGCGCCATCACAACCCCCTCAGCCTAGCGCTACCGTGACGGACAATGCTTAG
- the asd gene encoding aspartate-semialdehyde dehydrogenase: protein MKVGLVGWRGMVGSVLMQRMVEEGDFQHIEPTFFSTSQVGGVAPNYGKEAGTLQDAFDIDSLKHLDAIITCQGGSYTEKVYPQLRQAGWKGYWIDAASTLRMVDESIITLDPVNLTQIQQGIHHGKKTFVGGNCTVSLMLMGLGGLFDKGLVEWTSAMTYQAASGSGAKNMRELITQMGVIADSVSSELANPASSILTIDRKVAETMRSSSFPTQEFGVPLAGSLIPWIDVKRDDGQSKEEWKGGVEANKILGLQDSPVPIDGTCVRVGAMRCHSQALTIKLKQNVPMDEIEDIIASHNEWATVVPNERSITEQHLSPAKVTGTLSVPVGRLRKMKMGDDFLNAFTVGDQLLWGAAEPLRRTLRIILAEKS, encoded by the coding sequence ATGAAAGTAGGTCTTGTAGGTTGGCGCGGCATGGTCGGGTCGGTATTAATGCAGCGTATGGTAGAAGAAGGGGATTTCCAACATATTGAACCGACTTTCTTTAGTACCTCACAAGTGGGGGGAGTGGCACCGAATTACGGCAAAGAAGCCGGAACGCTGCAAGACGCGTTTGATATTGATAGCTTAAAACATCTTGATGCTATCATTACTTGCCAAGGCGGCAGCTATACTGAAAAAGTGTATCCGCAACTTCGTCAGGCGGGCTGGAAAGGCTATTGGATTGATGCCGCATCGACATTGCGTATGGTGGATGAGTCGATTATCACGTTGGATCCGGTAAACTTAACGCAAATTCAACAAGGCATTCATCATGGCAAGAAAACATTTGTCGGCGGTAACTGCACCGTCAGCCTAATGCTAATGGGGTTAGGTGGCTTGTTTGATAAAGGGCTGGTGGAGTGGACCAGTGCGATGACGTATCAGGCAGCATCGGGATCGGGTGCCAAGAATATGCGTGAATTGATCACTCAAATGGGGGTGATTGCGGATTCTGTCAGCTCTGAGCTCGCCAACCCAGCCAGTTCCATTCTCACCATTGATCGCAAAGTCGCGGAAACCATGCGCTCCTCTTCTTTTCCAACCCAAGAGTTTGGCGTACCACTTGCAGGCTCGCTAATCCCTTGGATCGATGTCAAGCGTGATGATGGTCAAAGCAAAGAAGAATGGAAAGGCGGCGTCGAAGCCAATAAGATCCTTGGATTGCAAGACTCACCAGTGCCAATCGATGGAACTTGTGTCCGTGTGGGAGCGATGCGCTGTCATTCGCAAGCATTGACGATTAAGCTTAAGCAAAATGTCCCTATGGATGAGATCGAAGATATTATCGCATCTCATAATGAGTGGGCGACGGTGGTGCCAAATGAGCGCAGTATCACAGAGCAGCATCTATCGCCTGCAAAAGTAACCGGGACTTTGTCAGTTCCTGTTGGGCGCCTGCGCAAAATGAAAATGGGGGATGACTTTTTGAATGCCTTCACCGTTGGCGACCAATTATTATGGGGCGCTGCGGAGCCATTACGCCGGACATTGCGTATTATCTTGGCAGAGAAGTCGTAA
- a CDS encoding YchE family NAAT transporter, producing the protein MAYNDFSIFLHFFLGLLATVNPIGIMPIFVSLTSHMEHDERSKTARTANLSVAIILICSLLGGQFLLDMFSISLDAFRVAGGLLLISIAFSMMSGKLGEDKQNKQEKNESISREQVGVVPLAMPLMAGPGAISSTIVYGSRYPTTLDLFGIVITISVFCFGCWALFRSAPFIVRFLGQTGINVITRIMGLILAALGVEFITNGLNNLLPGLSG; encoded by the coding sequence ATGGCATATAACGACTTCTCCATCTTTTTACATTTTTTTCTGGGCTTGTTGGCGACCGTCAATCCCATTGGAATCATGCCTATTTTTGTGTCTTTAACCAGCCACATGGAACACGATGAGCGGAGCAAAACTGCACGCACAGCCAACCTCTCTGTTGCCATTATTCTTATCTGTTCGCTATTAGGCGGGCAATTTTTATTAGATATGTTCAGTATCTCTCTCGATGCCTTTCGTGTCGCCGGTGGCCTGCTGTTAATCAGTATCGCGTTTTCTATGATGAGTGGGAAATTGGGAGAAGATAAACAAAATAAACAAGAAAAAAATGAGTCCATCAGTCGTGAGCAGGTGGGTGTGGTACCCCTCGCGATGCCACTCATGGCCGGACCTGGTGCCATTAGCTCTACGATTGTGTACGGATCGCGCTATCCTACAACCTTAGATTTGTTCGGGATCGTCATAACAATCAGTGTGTTTTGTTTTGGGTGTTGGGCGTTATTTCGTTCTGCGCCATTTATTGTCCGCTTTCTCGGCCAAACAGGCATCAACGTCATCACTCGGATCATGGGGTTAATCCTCGCCGCACTCGGGGTTGAATTTATTACCAATGGATTAAATAATTTGTTGCCCGGCCTGTCTGGATAA